A region from the Vicia villosa cultivar HV-30 ecotype Madison, WI linkage group LG3, Vvil1.0, whole genome shotgun sequence genome encodes:
- the LOC131655073 gene encoding uncharacterized protein LOC131655073, which yields MAEKNAVEIAKRDALMEPLSESPSNANVAYRIFGGQMKGNYWLIVDVRNVANALLLAYENPIAKGRYICTSHTITEKYLREKMRILNPNLNLPPTMCVEDDDIYEEVNSYVD from the exons ATGGCAGAAAAGAATGCCGTGGAAATTGCAAAAAGAGATGCCCTTATGGAACCATTGTCAGAGTCACCCTCTAATGCTAATGTTGCATATAGAATTTTTG GTGGTCAAATGAAGGGTAACTATTGGCTAATTGTGGACGTGAGGAACGTAGCAAATGCATTACTTTTGGCTTACGAGAATCCTATAGCCAAAGGGAGATACATATGCACGTCCCACACTATAACCGAAAAATATCTGAGAGAGAAGATGAGGATTTTAAATCCCAACTTAAACTTACCCCCCACAAT GTGCGTCGAAGATGATGATATCTATGAGGAGGTGAATAGCTATGTTGATTAG